Within Malus domestica chromosome 04, GDT2T_hap1, the genomic segment TTGCTAAGACCATCGCTTCGCTTCATCACCGTGCTGATGCTTCGACTTCCTCAGTCGTCTTCCTCTTCATCTTCCACAGATCCCCAACTGCTGCAATTAAGCTTTTCCTCTTTCTCGGCCAACAATCAACCGATTCAGTAGCACCAGCTCTCGCACAGGCCCTACCCGTAGGCTGCATCTCCAGATCTCGTGCCACTGATCGTCGCATCTTCCTCGAGGCCGCCAAGCGCTCTGCCAGGAGGATGCATCTGCAAGTTTGTCGTCGATTTGTAGATCCGACGATCCGAGCCTttgcaaattgaaaaaaaaaaattgggattttTCTGGATTTGATATGAAGAGAAAGTAAAttaaaagaagagaaatatgagttttaattgaagagaaagcaaataaaaaaagaggAAGTTTCTAGGTTTGATTATTAGTGGAAGCAAATCTGGGCTTGCGAAGAAGAAAATGCAAACCAGAGAAGAAAAGTAGGGGGATGAGGAGAgagaatcaaataaaaaaagtgtgtaaatattaataaaatgaataagaaaatgacaaaaaagtaTTTTAGCTCTAAAATAATTTAGTCCGTGATTTAGTCTTATATTACATCAAACGCTTCATTATTCTTATACTATTTAGTCCATGCCAAGCCAATCTAGTTTAGTCCCTAaagttagtccagtccgagatagtctgaTGCAACAAACGCTCCCTTAGTGCTTGTCTTGTCACCATTAAAAATGTGTTGTGGTTTGAAAATACAAGCATGAGGGCATTAGCATGCATATGTCCACTGAGTCCGGATCCTCTTTTAAAGATCTTGAAGAATTGTGAATCGTCGTTCATCTTACATCGTGCagttataaatcattttaaattttttaatttaaaaataaatatatacaataCTTGATAAAAACTAACCACATAATGTAAAACGAACGGATATAATTCACAAATCTCTAGGATCTTCATCAAaagaatccgaagaggatcctgttggtatGTCCACTAATAAGGTGGCCAACAAACACTAATTCCCGAGTTTACTTTATAAATGAATTCGGCCAATTTAATATTTTACGGTCCGAATCTAATGAAATCGTAATTAGAAAACTATAAATTGTTGACATACAAAACATGACATCCAAACGAAAGCACTGCTGCAAGTCCTGTCTTTTTGCATAAAAGTTTTGGATTCCAAGAACCACCATATATGAGCAAGTTAAGAAATACTGACTTGGGTCACGAACAGTGCCTTTGACAGTATAACCCTTTTGCAATAAGAACTTCACCAACCGTGATGCTGTGTAACCCGAGGCTCCTGTTACAGTCTTCCCTTCTCCAGtaatcatctctctctctctctctttctctaagcTTGATTATTAGTTTTTAATGGGATGATTATTTTGGCACTCGTCCACCACTCATTTTTGTGGCACTCCTCCACCACAAATTTTTTTGGCAATCATCCTCCACCACTCCTTTGAGGTGTTCATGATGAGGTAAGTTACGGCGATTTTTGGAGTGTAGTCACTTAATTAGTAcactaaactttaaaacctaCTGCAGTCTTATGATATTTAAGTGAAAGATCTTTAGTTTAAATCTTgtaaataacaaataaataccACTTCCCGAACTCCATCTAGCTTATATAGTCAGAGAAATCTGCTTTGCCCTTCCTCCTGTAGAGTGAGTAAGGGCAATTTGAACATTTAGAACATCTCTAGCAGTTCCCAATTGCAAGGTGTGAAACTGCCTTCTTGCCCAAAGAAACTTTGCTCCACCGGTGGAAAATGAGAGGCCAACTAGGGGAAAGGCATGTGGTACACAACGGAGCCGTTCCATTTGGAtttgttggatttccaacgataAATTATTGTCCATTTTGGTtagctgccacgtggcacaatcctGACGTTCCAACAGTTATAATGTTGAAAATTAATGGCCAAGATTCGGAGCTGTTCCATTTGGatccgttggatttccaacgataaaaaaaaattatcctttTTGGTTAGCTACCACGTGGCACTGACGTTCCAACGGTTATAGTGTTGAAAATCAATAACCAAGATTATTGTAATAgtaaaaaattccaaaaattccaaaagaATACTCTCTGTTTTTTTATATAACTCAATGTTCTtccttcttcattcttcacACCACAactcaatatttatttttacaacAATCTGCTATATTTGTTCTCTACCTCCCAAATATTTATTGGAATTAGAttttatttgagaaataatgACATGTGGAAAATAAggcctagaaaacataaatataaaaaataaaaaatatatatgtaaatcgTAATCTTCCTTGTCTTGCCCCTTCTCCTTCCAAACAAGTGAACTTGCACAAAGACAATTACTATTTGAAGTGAACAGTAAGGACAATTTTATTGTCTTTGTCCTTCAATTGTCATTGCCTTCCACAAACGGGTGGAGATACTCTTAGGTTGGATCAGCTCGGTGCCACCACCAGTAGTTCATAAGAATTGACGGTAGTGCATTCGTACGAAGGCATGTCGCATGGGCACTTGTGGCCTGACGTCTGCAAGGGTGCACATACTGAAGAACGGCGATATTCTGGGCAACGGTTATGCTTCCTCTTTTCGGCTGGACTTATTGTTCATCTTTTCAAATTAAAGCGCATTTTGCATGCATATGAGGAAATGAAAAGAGATGCCATGCCACTAAgagactcatatttcagttcaTGTAGAGAGATTTCCATGAACACAGTTCTACAAAATAGAAACTGAGGTGGCAATCAATGATATTAGGAAAGTTGTTTAGTACCAATCTACAAGACAACGTGTGAAAGCGTCAACCAAATATATGCAAGATTGTGTGTGGAACAAATAACAAATAGGCAAGAGATAAAGGGAAAAGAAATCTCAACTTGCAGATTTTCATGTAGAGTTAGTTTTGTAAAGATATATAGTGTTGTAAATTTGTAATGGCTTAAGATGTTGACAAGTATCACAAGATAAAGATGTCAGTTATTTTCCTAGCTAAGATTAGTTAGATTGATTAGTTGCTTAGTCTATAAGATTAGTATTAATAGCTCATTTGTTATCATCCATGAAATATACAGAAAAgattatcttcttcttctctgagtACTTCTTTCTTATTTCTTCTGTTAAGTTCTTCAATCTCTAAAGATTAACAAATTTGAAATATTGCAAATTACACATGAGCCATATATTTATCAACGATCTAAATGCAACTTCTGAGCATTTGCCTAGACAACTCTGAGGCACTCTACAGAATACATTTAACATTTTGACAGGACAGATATGATGTCCAGCATCTATTTGGAATACTTAAGCAAAAAACCAACTTCACTTCCCAATTATTTGATCGATTACTCTGTGTAACAAATTGCTGCAAGTAGCAGAATTCAAATGTTGAGGAAGCCCTTCTCCTTGAGGCTTTCAACAGTGTCTCTGATACTCTTTTCCAGAGGAAGGAAATTGATTCCCaaaccttttgctttctctatGGACACTTGAAACTTTGAGTCAGAAGGATTGCCAAACTCCGGAAGGCACAATGTGGGGTAAAGTTGTTGCAAAATCTTGAGAGTATCGGGTCCGTCAGCAACCTGGGCAACTAAACAATATCTACCTTTAGCTGAAGGAACTTCAAATGCTTGAATATGAGCAGAGGCAATATCTCTAACGTCTACAAATGGGTAGTTTATAAACGGTGTTTCGATACCTGACCACGAAAGAGAAACAAAACACAATTTATAGCTGGCTTCACAAAGAATATTGTTAAACACAAAGGGGATGAATTGTACCACTCATGAGATTCTGAAAAAACTTGATGGAGATATTAAGAGTTGGCCGTAATAGTGGACCAATCGTAAACCCTGGATGTAATGTAACCAAGTCAATCCCATTTTCTTCGGCAAATTTCCAGGCGGCCTGCTCAGCTAAAGTTTTTGAGAGACGATACCATTGCTGAACAAATGAAGAAGGGAGTTCATATGAGTTTGTAGTCATCATCATGTACTACATTGTCTTGTGTTATGCTTACCTCTATATTCAAAATTATAAATAGAACGGGAACGTACACAGACATACCTTGATCTTCTCACAAAAAAGTGGATCCGAATAGTATGTTTCGTCCACAACCACATCAGAGGTCAGAGGTTTTCCAGTCGACATTACTGCAGCCATAGAAGATGTCATAACCACTCTCTTAACAGCGGGGAATTTCACGCATGATTGTAGAACATTAAGCGTTCCTTTAACTGCAGGCTCAACTAATTCAGCCTGAAatatggaagaagaaaaatatcagGCTGGTTTCTACATCATTGTTGAAAGCATATCGATTTTCTAACAACATAGTTGGAATATTTGAAGCATGAAGTGAAAGGGCAAACCACTGACCGAAAATTGAACAGGAGATGCTGTatgaaaaacacaaacacattcATCAACTACAGCGTCGAAAGATCCTTCTTCTAGTAAATCTGCTTTGAACAAATGAAGCCTTTCTTTTGCTCCATCTAGTGAGAGTAAGTGTTCTGTTTTGTTTGTATCATCTGCGGAATGCATAAAAAGAACTACTGAGTTGGCCTAAGGTTACTACAACTTtccaagaaataaaataaaataactggATACACAGTTTGTCATCCAAAACAAAAGCACTAGTTTTCAATTCAACTTTACCATATTATCGAGGAAACTTAACAAAAAACTAatagtactgttcattttaacgaaaaaccacattttaatgctaaaaagtcaattctggtactattcactttaccttttattttatccttatcgttaaaattcaaagttttcaagccattttcattagttttccttattatcAACCATCGCAAGAGGTAGGATGCTAACTTCATTTTTACATTATGCACCCTTAGGTTTGAGTGGAATTGCAAACTCATACCTCATATTTGAAATATAAAAATGTTATACACAAACTTATGTTGTAATTGTTATGTTATACAATTATTTGTCAAATTGTTAAATTGATTGTTAAGTGATTTTGTGACACTTCCACAATTTTGTCGAAGTGAATGTCACTAACACTCAacatagaaaaaaaaacatttaaaataataaatgacGTTTcatgttaaatttttttaaacataGTGGACCTCACCCCTACAACTATTCACCTTCAACCTCCTTCACTCAACAGATTTTCAATGCGCTCGGAACGTAAGAACTTATGatatatgtcattatacaagtCGAAAAATACTTATAAAAACACTTCACTCTTTTTGTATAATAAGACATTAAAAAATATCCATCTTTTATTGGTTCCTTTAGAAAAATCGAGTTTTGTTTTCACCCCAACAATCAACCAATACTTCCCATCACTTCTGcatcaaaactaaaataaataaataaaaaacccgGATTTATCTTCctcaattaaaattttcaatgaaATCATCTGGTCACCACGAAGGCACACGCCCAAGATTAGAGATCTCCCAACCTTGATAATATGCTAGTTGATAAAAATTCTCAGTCAAATATGGGAACAAATTGCGCTGGGGGAGGGCTGGAAGGGAAAGAAGTCTCTTCAGATCAAAATTTCggtttcaccaagaaaaaaaaacactatttCAGAATATGACTTGGATCCGATAAACTTTCTTTTTGAagacaaaaatacaaaatacaaaacccagaatttgaaaatgaacggtatcaaaataattgtaagtcaagaaaaggaggaagaagggatGTAGAAGTAATACTTACTCGGATCACGAACAGAAGCTTTGACAGCATAACCTCTTTGTAGTAAGAGCTTCACAAGCCATGACGCTACGTAGCCGGAGGCTCCTGTTACACACACAACCTTCGTTTCTCCACTCATTTTCTCTCTGTATCTATATCCGTAACCACTTCAGTTATGTAATGGTAgagttggtgtttttttttttatggtggaATGCTAGCTGAAGAATACCTGTTATGTAATGGCCCGCCATTGTCTACtatgaagattgaccagatgggAGCACTATTACTTAACACCTGTTATTTCATCTGCTCAAACACTGCAAATCAACACGTCATCGGTACTTGCTGCATGGAGCCAGAAAAAAAGGATACAGATCATCTTCGAATTTATTCCACCAAGGTCACCGGATTAAGTGATTCGGACTTTCTAAATTTTATCTAATAGTCCACATGTTTTGATCTCTTAAAAGCTGTGATAATTTTTTACTATTGAATAAAATTTAGAAggtccggatcacttgatctgATAACTTTGGTGAAAAAGATCcgagaggatctctttccaaAAAAGAGTACGGTACCTGAACTTACTTACTCCAACCTGCACCCAATTTGTGTTTAAAAGCAAAGAGGGCAAGTGTTTGTCACACGCCATCGTTTGAAGAGTTTCTTTTGTGTCAGAAATTCATCATTTGTCAGGACAATAGTGCATTTTAAAACACATGACAAATATTTGTTTAGCGATGAGATTAAATCTTAGTTGCATTAGAGATTGTCTATTATGTGGCGAAAAAGTATATTCAAAGGTGCCAAAATTGTAAAAAGTGTGAAATCGGTGCAGATTTCCCTACCCCCTTAGTATAAGCAAAAAAGATTACATGAGAGAAATACCTGGAGACTTCCTTGGGAAAGTATCAAAGATATGCTACTAACAGAAAGAAAAGCAACAACTGAAAGTGGGAGAGTCCGAGCCAAAAAGACGACTCTTCATGACACCAATTATTTGGTTTAACATAATATTATCAGTAAAACAAGTTCTAGTGTCTCCCGAATAACAATGGCTAGCACTTTCTTCGGACCAAATACTTCACATTTTATTTCAGACTTTGAAGTATGACGGAAAGCACCCCTACGGTGAGGACTACTAGGAAAAGGCAAATAGTGCTAATCAAGTAGAGGTGACAGGGAATGAAGGGGAAATAGAtttggagtaggattctctctcctctttttttccctctcttCCCTCTCCTTCTATTTGAACAGTCACGTTTAAACCACAtcaatatcttatattaatttttttatagcaagagaaagacaaattaagaaaatgtgagaggaggggatggaaGGGGATGAAAAGagaagggcagagaatccagTCCAATAGATTTGGGTAATCCCTGTAGCTTTGTTTACACCTATACATTTTCAAGCTGAATACACCAACAAGGACTCGTCGCGTACACACTCCACTCCTACATATCATTGCCAAACTGAGCTGACCTCATTGCTTTGGTTTTGTTAGGACCAACAACAAGAGCAGATAAGCTCATCATCCAGGTCTGCTcgactaagggctggtttggtattgctgtgctttgaaaaaaagatgttgtgagaataagcggctgtgaaataaatcagcagagtgtttggtaaacttttttgtaaaagtgcttttggaaaaaaaagcagtctaatagtgggtcttttcattaaaggagcactgtagctccatgtgctttgaaaaaaaagccagttttccaaagctgcaaatagtagcttcagctttttcctttgatttcagcttattctcacagcagcttccaaaataagccttttttttttcagtttaccaaacacctaaaaccctcacaggtttttttcatgggtgcttttttttaagcacctcagtaccaaaccaggcctAAGTTGTGGTCACCACTTAAGGACCCGATGACCTCATTACCTTGGTTTACTAAGATGGACAACCACAAGTAATAAGCTCGGACATTAGCCTCACACCACATGTTGAACACTTGAAGATATGGAACTCATAAGTGCGTTGGTAGATTCTACCTCTATTAAAGAGGTGATACAAATGTGGTATGAAAAATACGATAAGAGTAGCATTACTCGTTTCTTACAGGTTATCACTAGTTTACTATTATATTTTATACTGCATTGATATCAACATTGAATATTGGATTACTTACGTTTTACCCTTATAGTTTAGGGATAATTTCAAAAGGAGCCGTGAAGTTTCAATTTTAACATTTTACCTTTATGGTTTAAAATTATGATGTcgcttagtactatggtctaatgtatcatcttcacttgtaagtgagaagttttaggtttgattattgtcaaaaacaaatttgaatcacattattgctagcccattatgaggcttagcccactgtCCCAcctcttaatgtaaataatatcaattgttcaaataaaaaaaaaccactcaCAACGCAATAGGTTGAATAGAAGCACCATGAAGTTTCCAAAATGAGTTATAAGGTATTAATATAGAGATTTCTTGCAAGTAATGTCATGGGGGACCTTTATGTTTCTTGAGTGTCATGATTGTCCACCATTTCCTTGTTTATTAATCCGATAAAGCATATCCTTTTGATTCTTCTccacttcaaaagcttcacataatTATCAGTTGATTTTTACATACGGGCATTGATATTCGAGTGTAAATGGGCGAGCTTGTATTGGGTTTAATAGGGTTTCCCTGGTGCACGTGATAATTACTTGGCTCCGGATTCGATGCTCTAGGCTGATGAGTTTGCTTGACTGTGGTCACGGGTAGGGTGAAATTCTCCGTAACCTTCCCGTGCCCGGAAGAAGTGGATAACCGTAGCTTGCCACCAATTTATCtcctttttaaagaaaaaataaaaagaaaaatgtgaaacAGTTACGATTACGAAGCACACAATACCAGTAAAATATCATCCGATGCAAGACAACACAGTGAGACAAGTCTCAGATCGCCCGAACCAACCGAGTAGTATTCGTTTGTCACAAATGACTAATAATTATGTCGCAATAACATAATCTAGAACCTTAAATGAACCTTAAGATGACTTGGAGTAAAGGCGGATGCCAAAAGCCAAACCCAAGATTGCAATGGGAACCAGGAACTGGAGAAGTTTGATGATAAACTCTGAAGTCTTGTCCTGATTGTAATTAGGCTGCTTCGGCGGAGCATATGTGGTACTTTTGGGGATAGTAGAGGCATCAATCTCTCCCACGTAGAAGTCCTTCAACATACCTCTGGCATTCTCGCTATGACCCACGTCCTCAAAATCATCAGTTGCATCCTTCCCTGGGAAAATACATATAGCAACGTGAAGTTCTCTTCGTATTCAAAGAAAAGCATAAAGAGACAAGAAACAGCATACACATATAATAGAAGATTTTCAATTGGGAAAATCACAAACATTGCAGATCTCTGCAGGCCGTTGATCATGCCGTTGATACAGTGAAGTCAACATGATTAACAAAGTTGAGGGGCTTGTTAAAGAATATTACATGCATAAATATCATACATATAGTTTATCAGATCCCTCCTATTCCTCCTATTGCGGGATACTATAAGGCCGATCCTGCGGTGTGGTTCAACAATAAAAACAGTTTGTTTTATAAGTCTCCATTCAAGTGTCAACCTTGTAAAGAATCAACTAAATGGTGAAATAgagaattatttaattatttgattatCAACACCATAATTCAGCGTTAACTGAAGCATTATGATCGTCTATTTATTTGATCACAATCAGATGTCTGTGCATCCAAAGGGGAATCAAGGATGATAACTGAAATAAATGCTAGCAAAAATAGATGGTTCAGATGCTTGAAACACATTGAAAAGTGGCCAACAAAAGGTGACCACTAAATACGCTTACTAAGGGCTCAATTTGGTCGGACTCTGTGTGTGAATGATTAACTCAAATGTTAAATGAAGTTTGTATATTGCTCGCTAATTCTTGatgaatttaaaaattaattcttAAAGATATTTCATTTAACATCATACCTGTTGCTGACACCAAAACATCATCACCACCAGGATGGTCCTCCAAGAACCTGGTCACATCATAAACCTGatccaaaaaaagaaattggCGGTATTTAGATGATATAACTGGGGGAGAAAAGCAAGCACGCTATCTGTCTTATGGTAGAAAAAAGACATAAATACCGAACACCTTGATAGTTTAGATCCTAGTTTGGTCATTCAATGTCTAGTGATAGTGTAAAACTATTAAGACTTCAAGCACACCTCTAGTTCCTAGAATGCACCTTTAAACAAAAGAGGAAATGATCAGAAGATATTGTCTTATATGTGGAAACAAGTAGAATTCTATACTGTAATCAGCTCGATGAGCTTAATTTTACTTGATGACAGGAAGCATAATTCTATAAGACCACGCAGCAGCTAATTATTTTGGCCTTGTTCACCCATCTTCATGCCTACATCTGTCCATAGAAACATTATTCTTTTGCCTGTAACAGCTATATGCAAAGTCAATTCTTCCTTTGCAAGTATCTATCTAAGCATCCTTAAACTGGATGTGTCTTAATCTTTATAAGAACAAGACAAAAACAACAAGAGAATCTCATCACTAAGCATGTCAACACATCAAAGATGGTGTTTCAAAATATACTCATA encodes:
- the LOC103443488 gene encoding phenylacetaldehyde reductase-like isoform X2, with product MSGETKVVCVTGASGYVASWLVKLLLQRGYAVKASVRDPNDTNKTEHLLSLDGAKERLHLFKADLLEEGSFDAVVDECVCVFHTASPVQFSAELVEPAVKGTLNVLQSCVKFPAVKRVVMTSSMAAVMSTGKPLTSDVVVDETYYSDPLFCEKIKQWYRLSKTLAEQAAWKFAEENGIDLVTLHPGFTIGPLLRPTLNISIKFFQNLMSVAQVADGPDTLKILQQLYPTLCLPEFGNPSDSKFQVSIEKAKGLGINFLPLEKSIRDTVESLKEKGFLNI
- the LOC103443488 gene encoding phenylacetaldehyde reductase-like isoform X1, giving the protein MSGETKVVCVTGASGYVASWLVKLLLQRGYAVKASVRDPNDTNKTEHLLSLDGAKERLHLFKADLLEEGSFDAVVDECVCVFHTASPVQFSAELVEPAVKGTLNVLQSCVKFPAVKRVVMTSSMAAVMSTGKPLTSDVVVDETYYSDPLFCEKIKQWYRLSKTLAEQAAWKFAEENGIDLVTLHPGFTIGPLLRPTLNISIKFFQNLMSGIETPFINYPFVDVRDIASAHIQAFEVPSAKGRYCLVAQVADGPDTLKILQQLYPTLCLPEFGNPSDSKFQVSIEKAKGLGINFLPLEKSIRDTVESLKEKGFLNI
- the LOC103443489 gene encoding cytochrome b5-like; translated protein: MGGDGKVFTLAQVSEHNTPKDCWLIISGKVYDVTRFLEDHPGGDDVLVSATGKDATDDFEDVGHSENARGMLKDFYVGEIDASTIPKSTTYAPPKQPNYNQDKTSEFIIKLLQFLVPIAILGLAFGIRLYSKSS